In Mus musculus strain C57BL/6J chromosome 14, GRCm38.p6 C57BL/6J, the following are encoded in one genomic region:
- the Btd gene encoding biotinidase isoform 1 precursor (isoform 1 precursor is encoded by transcript variant 1), protein MRSRFMVCIMSGARTAPALFFLGCSALALGVSSASQEHREAEYYVAAVYEHPSVLSPNPLELVSRQEALELMKQNLDVYEQQVMAAAQKGVQIIVFPEDGIHGFNFTRTSIYPFLDFMPSPKLVRWNPCLEPFRFNDTEVLQRLSCMAIKGGMFLVANLGTKQPCLSSDPGCPQDGRYQFNTNVVFSDNGTLVDRYRKHNLYFEAAFDTPANVDLITFDTPFAGKFGVFTCFDILFFDPAVRLLRDFEVKHIVYPTAWMNQLPLLAAIEIQKAFATAFGVNVLAANIHHPTLGMTGSGIHTPLKSFWYHDMDDPKGHLIIAQVATNPQGLTGTGNTTSEMDPSHRKFLKILSGDPYCEKDAQEVHCDEAAKWNVNVPPTFHSEMMYDNFTLVPVWGTEGHLQVCSNSLCCHLLYERPTLSKELYALGVFDGLHTVHGTYYIQTCALVKCGGLGFDTCGQEITEAEGLFDFHLWGNFSTLYIFPLFLTSGMTLDTPDQLGWENDHYFLRKRGLSSGLVTAALYGRLYERK, encoded by the exons ATGCGAAGCAG ATTTATGGTCTGCATTATGTCTGGAGCCCGCACTGCGCCTGCTCTCTTCTTCCTCGGCTGTTCTGCGCTTGCGTTGGGCGTCAGCTCGGCCTCCCAGGAGCACCGCGAGGCTGAGTACTACGTGGCTGCTGTGTACGAGCATCCATCGGTCCTGAGCCCAAACCCCCTGGAGCTCGTTAGCCGCCAGGAGGCCCTGGAGCTCATGAAGCAGAACCTCGACGTCTATGAACAGCAAGTGATGGCTGCAGCCCAGAAG GGTGTGCAGATTATAGTGTTCCCAGAAGATGGTATCCACGGATTCAACTTTACAAGAACATCCATTTACCCGTTCTTGGATTTTATGCCGTCTCCCAAGCTGGTCAGGTGGAACCCGTGTCTGGAGCCCTTTCGGTTCAATGACACGGAG GTCCTCCAGCGCCTGAGTTGTATGGCCATCAAGGGAGGGATGTTCTTGGTGGCCAATCTTGGAACGAAACAGCCTTGCCTCAGCAGCGACCCTGGTTGCCCACAGGACGGGAGATACCAGTTTAACACAAATGTGGTGTTCAGCGACAATGGAACTCTTGTCGACCGCTACCGTAAGCACAACCTGTACTTTGAGGCGGCCTTTGATACCCCTGCTAACGTGGACCTCATCACCTTTGATACGCCCTTTGCTGGCAAGTTTGGCGTGTTCACTTGCTTTGACATCCTATTCTTTGACCCTGCCGTCCGACTCCTCAGAGACTTTGAGGTGAAACACATTGTGTACCCCACAGCCTGGATGAACCAGCTACCGCTCTTGGCAGCCATTGAAATTCAGAAAGCATTCGCCACCGCCTTCGGTGTCAACGTTTTGGCAGCTAACATCCACCACCCGACTCTGGGGATGACCGGCAGTGGCATACACACCCCTCTCAAGTCCTTTTGGTACCATGACATGGACGACCCCAAAGGTCACCTTATAATTGCCCAGGTAGCCACAAACCCACAGGGCCTCACTGGGACAGGGAATACAACTAGTGAGATGGACCCGTCCCATAGGAAGTTCTTAAAAATCCTGTCCGGAGATCCGTACTGTGAGAAGGATGCCCAGGAAGTGCACTGTGATGAGGCCGCCAAGTGGAACGTGAATGTCCCGCCCACCTTCCACTCGGAAATGATGTATGACAATTTCACCCTGGTCCCTGTCTGGGGAACGGAAGGCCACCTGCAGGTGTGCTCCAACAGCCTCTGTTGCCACTTACTGTATGAGAGGCCCACCCTGTCCAAAGAGCTATATGCCCTGGGAGTCTTTGACGGACTCCACACCGTGCACGGCACCTACTACATTCAAACCTGTGCCCTGGTTAAGTGCGGGGGCCTTGGCTTCGACACCTGCGGGCAGGAGATCACGGAGGCCGAGGGCTTGTTTGACTTTCATCTGTGGGGGAACTTCAGCACTTTGTATATCTTTCCTTTATTTCTCACCTCGGGGATGACTCTGGACACCCCTGACCAGCTTGGCTGGGAGAATGACCACTATTTCTTGAGGAAGAGGGGACTGTCCTCCGGCCTGGTGACAGCAGCTCTCTATGGACGGTTGTATGAGAGGAAGTAG
- the Btd gene encoding biotinidase isoform 2 (isoform 2 is encoded by transcript variant 2), with product MPSPKLVRWNPCLEPFRFNDTEVLQRLSCMAIKGGMFLVANLGTKQPCLSSDPGCPQDGRYQFNTNVVFSDNGTLVDRYRKHNLYFEAAFDTPANVDLITFDTPFAGKFGVFTCFDILFFDPAVRLLRDFEVKHIVYPTAWMNQLPLLAAIEIQKAFATAFGVNVLAANIHHPTLGMTGSGIHTPLKSFWYHDMDDPKGHLIIAQVATNPQGLTGTGNTTSEMDPSHRKFLKILSGDPYCEKDAQEVHCDEAAKWNVNVPPTFHSEMMYDNFTLVPVWGTEGHLQVCSNSLCCHLLYERPTLSKELYALGVFDGLHTVHGTYYIQTCALVKCGGLGFDTCGQEITEAEGLFDFHLWGNFSTLYIFPLFLTSGMTLDTPDQLGWENDHYFLRKRGLSSGLVTAALYGRLYERK from the exons ATGCCGTCTCCCAAGCTGGTCAGGTGGAACCCGTGTCTGGAGCCCTTTCGGTTCAATGACACGGAG GTCCTCCAGCGCCTGAGTTGTATGGCCATCAAGGGAGGGATGTTCTTGGTGGCCAATCTTGGAACGAAACAGCCTTGCCTCAGCAGCGACCCTGGTTGCCCACAGGACGGGAGATACCAGTTTAACACAAATGTGGTGTTCAGCGACAATGGAACTCTTGTCGACCGCTACCGTAAGCACAACCTGTACTTTGAGGCGGCCTTTGATACCCCTGCTAACGTGGACCTCATCACCTTTGATACGCCCTTTGCTGGCAAGTTTGGCGTGTTCACTTGCTTTGACATCCTATTCTTTGACCCTGCCGTCCGACTCCTCAGAGACTTTGAGGTGAAACACATTGTGTACCCCACAGCCTGGATGAACCAGCTACCGCTCTTGGCAGCCATTGAAATTCAGAAAGCATTCGCCACCGCCTTCGGTGTCAACGTTTTGGCAGCTAACATCCACCACCCGACTCTGGGGATGACCGGCAGTGGCATACACACCCCTCTCAAGTCCTTTTGGTACCATGACATGGACGACCCCAAAGGTCACCTTATAATTGCCCAGGTAGCCACAAACCCACAGGGCCTCACTGGGACAGGGAATACAACTAGTGAGATGGACCCGTCCCATAGGAAGTTCTTAAAAATCCTGTCCGGAGATCCGTACTGTGAGAAGGATGCCCAGGAAGTGCACTGTGATGAGGCCGCCAAGTGGAACGTGAATGTCCCGCCCACCTTCCACTCGGAAATGATGTATGACAATTTCACCCTGGTCCCTGTCTGGGGAACGGAAGGCCACCTGCAGGTGTGCTCCAACAGCCTCTGTTGCCACTTACTGTATGAGAGGCCCACCCTGTCCAAAGAGCTATATGCCCTGGGAGTCTTTGACGGACTCCACACCGTGCACGGCACCTACTACATTCAAACCTGTGCCCTGGTTAAGTGCGGGGGCCTTGGCTTCGACACCTGCGGGCAGGAGATCACGGAGGCCGAGGGCTTGTTTGACTTTCATCTGTGGGGGAACTTCAGCACTTTGTATATCTTTCCTTTATTTCTCACCTCGGGGATGACTCTGGACACCCCTGACCAGCTTGGCTGGGAGAATGACCACTATTTCTTGAGGAAGAGGGGACTGTCCTCCGGCCTGGTGACAGCAGCTCTCTATGGACGGTTGTATGAGAGGAAGTAG